A single genomic interval of Schistocerca americana isolate TAMUIC-IGC-003095 chromosome 2, iqSchAmer2.1, whole genome shotgun sequence harbors:
- the LOC124594687 gene encoding uncharacterized protein LOC124594687, with protein MTQVRSSVGMTKEFLVKVGLHDGSALSPYLFDLVMDVLVKDVKKEAPWNMMFADDVVLREQSIDRLEEKLEDWRKALEERGTKISRTKSEYLALKDVQMRSCKIQDDELKSVCKFKYLGLYIQRDGGLESKIQH; from the coding sequence atgacacaggtgagaagtagtgtgggcatgacaaaggagtttctagtaaaagtagggttacatgACGGGTCTGCACTTAGCCCCTACCTCTTTGACCTggttatggatgtgctggtgaaagatgtgaagaaggaagcgccgtggaatatgatgtttgcggatgatgtggttcttcgtgaacagagcatcgacagacttgaggaaaagctggaggattggaggaaggcactagaagaaagagggacgaaaattagcaggacaaagtcagaatatttagcactgaaggatgtgcagatgaggtcttgcaagatccaggatgatgagctgaaatcggtctgcaaatttaaatacctggggttgTACATACAGAGGGATGGAGGACTGGAAAGCAAGATACAACACTGA